The following coding sequences are from one Triticum aestivum cultivar Chinese Spring chromosome 5A, IWGSC CS RefSeq v2.1, whole genome shotgun sequence window:
- the LOC123107458 gene encoding RING-H2 finger protein ATL74-like, whose amino-acid sequence MGRPDSEAPTSSIAAGLAAALGGGGEAPAPAGADSAFETNVVIILAAVFFALLFAIGLHSLARCALRYVGCGAAAAVAAGEGRASARVACSGSGIKRRVLRSLPVEVYGFGEVIDDVCAICLSEFVDGEKVRVLPLCGHGFHVRCVDAWLVSHGSCPTCRRPVLEGAPAKSETDTVITVVIA is encoded by the coding sequence ATGGGTCGTCCTGATTCCGAGGCGCCGACGTCGAGCATCGCGGCGGGGCTGGCTGCCGCCCTCGGAGGCGGGGGAgaagcgccggcgccggcgggggcAGACTCGGCTTTCGaaaccaacgtggtgatcatcctGGCCGCGGTCTTCTTCGCGCTGCTCTTCGCCATCGGCCTCCACTCGCTGGCACGGTGCGCGCTCCGGTACGTGGGGTGTGGGGCTGCCGCCGCTGTTGCTGCCGGCGAGGGCAGGGCGTCGGCGCGGGTGGCCTGCAGCGGCAGCGGCATCAAGAGGCGCGTCCTCAGGAGCCTCCCCGTGGAGGTGTATGGCTTCGGGGAGGTCATCGACGACGTGTGCGCCATATGCCTGAGCGAGTTCGTGGACGGCGAGAAGGTGCGCGTGCTGCCGCTCTGCGGGCACGGCTTCCACGTCCGCTGCGTCGACGCCTGGCTGGTGTCCCACGGCTCCTGTCCCACGTGCCGGAGGCCGGTGCTCGAGGGCGCGCCCGCGAAGAGTGAGACGGACACGGTGATCACCGTGGTCATCGCGTGA